From the genome of Fusobacterium varium, one region includes:
- the mepA_15 gene encoding Staphylococcal virulence regulator protein A, with protein MAQNDLFIKMTETKISKLIPRLAIPTIISMLVTSIYNMADTFFVSQIGTSASAAVGINFSVMAMIQAIGFTLGMGSGNYISRSLGRQDREGAHEAAATAFFTALILGALLAVLGLLFLDKFVRLLGATETIAPYAKDYAKYILIATPYMCCSFVLNNIIRSQGNAFYSMIGIGTGGILNMVLDPIFIFQLNLGISGAALATIISQFISFSILMYMCNKNKEHVTIKLSSFKFRLTMYKEIFRAGFPTLSRQGLASMAAVALNVCASPFGDAAIAAMSIVSRIMMFVNSSLIGFGQGFQPVCGFNYGAKRYDRVLEAYHFCLKVAVILLTILGTICFIFAPDILALFRKTDLEVIEIGALALRFQCMTLPIQACIIMANMLTQSIGYGFMATLVAMGRQGTFLIPVLFIFPKIGGIRGLQLCQPFADVCTFILGTVIAFKVVKDLKYRMIKQEEKIEE; from the coding sequence ATGGCACAAAATGATTTATTTATAAAAATGACAGAAACAAAAATATCAAAATTGATACCAAGATTAGCTATACCTACTATAATAAGTATGTTGGTAACTTCTATTTATAATATGGCTGATACATTTTTTGTAAGTCAGATAGGAACATCTGCATCAGCTGCAGTAGGAATAAATTTTTCTGTAATGGCAATGATTCAAGCTATTGGCTTCACTTTGGGAATGGGAAGCGGGAATTATATATCTAGAAGTCTTGGAAGACAGGATAGAGAAGGTGCTCATGAAGCAGCAGCTACAGCATTTTTTACTGCCTTAATATTGGGAGCTTTATTAGCTGTTTTAGGTTTATTATTTTTAGATAAATTTGTTAGGTTGCTTGGGGCTACTGAAACAATAGCTCCTTATGCAAAGGATTATGCTAAATATATTCTTATAGCTACTCCATATATGTGTTGTTCTTTTGTTTTAAATAATATAATACGTTCTCAAGGTAATGCTTTTTATTCAATGATAGGAATAGGAACTGGTGGAATTCTTAATATGGTTCTTGATCCTATATTTATATTTCAACTTAATTTAGGGATATCAGGAGCAGCATTGGCTACTATAATAAGTCAATTTATAAGCTTTTCAATATTGATGTATATGTGTAATAAAAACAAAGAGCATGTGACTATAAAATTAAGCAGTTTTAAGTTTAGGCTTACTATGTATAAAGAAATATTTCGAGCAGGGTTTCCAACTCTTTCAAGACAAGGACTTGCAAGTATGGCAGCTGTGGCATTGAATGTATGTGCTTCACCATTTGGAGATGCAGCTATTGCTGCAATGTCTATAGTATCAAGAATAATGATGTTTGTAAACTCAAGCTTAATAGGGTTTGGGCAGGGATTTCAGCCAGTATGTGGATTTAACTATGGAGCTAAAAGATATGACAGAGTATTAGAGGCTTATCATTTTTGTTTAAAAGTAGCAGTAATTCTTTTAACAATCTTGGGAACTATTTGTTTCATATTTGCTCCAGATATTTTAGCTTTGTTCCGTAAAACAGACCTTGAAGTTATAGAAATAGGAGCTCTTGCATTGAGATTTCAGTGCATGACTCTTCCAATACAGGCATGTATAATAATGGCAAATATGCTTACTCAATCTATTGGATATGGTTTTATGGCTACTCTTGTAGCAATGGGAAGGCAAGGAACTTTTCTTATCCCTGTATTGTTTATTTTTCCAAAAATTGGAGGAATAAGAGGATTGCAGCTATGTCAGCCTTTTGCTGATGTATGTACTTTTATACTTGGAACTGTAATAGCATTTAAAGTAGTTAAAGATTTAAAGTATCGAATGATTAAACAGGAAGAGAAAATAGAAGAATAA
- the ybaK_2 gene encoding Cys-tRNA(Pro)/Cys-tRNA(Cys) deacylase ybaK: protein MKKTNAMRELDKNKIKYEYVEYEVDENDLSAISVSIKTGQDITKIFKTLILLNEKREMLVACIPGSDNIDLKKLAKLSGDKKVEMLEMKELFAMTGYIRGGCSPVGIKKKHKAFIHQSALTKDVIFVSGGMRGIQIIISPKDLIKYLNMTVGDIIV, encoded by the coding sequence ATGAAAAAAACTAATGCAATGAGAGAACTTGATAAAAATAAAATAAAATATGAATATGTAGAATACGAAGTTGATGAAAATGATCTTAGTGCAATATCAGTATCAATAAAAACAGGACAGGATATAACAAAGATATTTAAAACATTAATACTTTTAAATGAAAAGAGAGAAATGCTAGTAGCTTGTATTCCTGGAAGTGATAATATTGATTTAAAAAAATTAGCGAAATTATCTGGAGATAAAAAAGTAGAAATGTTAGAAATGAAAGAGTTGTTTGCTATGACTGGATATATTAGAGGAGGTTGTTCTCCTGTTGGTATAAAAAAGAAACATAAGGCATTTATACATCAGTCAGCCTTAACAAAAGATGTAATATTTGTAAGTGGTGGAATGAGGGGAATTCAAATTATAATATCACCAAAAGATTTAATAAAATATTTGAATATGACAGTTGGAGATATAATAGTTTAG
- the yqiK gene encoding Inner membrane protein yqiK has protein sequence MDVLFLMIKNIKLIGGRYDFRNRTYFSYFLVVILIGGAVLIYRKCPNDVILVKYGLGGNKIITSNGTFILPIVQGCKKLNLKPMNIDIDLKEDSNVVSNDKIRVVVEADATFAISSSPEERIIASHRLLSFNDNEICTLAKEILTGQTRTIISEMEFEDLLQDRVLLMTKVSENAEKELSKLGLDLINYNIKMIKDMDGITEMLGKKASALATSDAQIAVAEQQRKSDVGVAEANTQRDIAVTEQDKVRQIQVSKTKAVITEETIKAELIQTNATQNKLAEEKRMESESQKAQNLYRIESEKSINLKELDKEKEIKLQEENLKQEIADKSKETVKNRQKWHWKLREQRK, from the coding sequence ATGGATGTTTTATTTTTAATGATAAAAAATATTAAATTGATAGGGGGAAGATATGATTTTAGAAACAGGACTTACTTTAGTTATTTTTTAGTAGTTATATTAATAGGGGGAGCAGTTCTTATATACAGAAAATGTCCTAATGATGTTATTTTAGTGAAATATGGACTTGGTGGAAATAAAATAATAACATCAAATGGGACTTTTATACTACCAATAGTTCAAGGATGTAAGAAGCTTAATTTGAAACCTATGAATATAGACATAGATTTAAAAGAGGACTCAAATGTTGTATCTAATGATAAAATTAGAGTAGTAGTGGAAGCAGATGCTACTTTTGCTATATCTAGTTCACCAGAGGAGAGAATTATAGCTTCACATAGATTGTTGAGTTTTAATGACAATGAAATATGTACATTAGCAAAAGAAATACTAACAGGACAGACAAGAACCATTATATCAGAAATGGAATTTGAAGACTTACTACAGGATAGGGTTTTACTGATGACAAAAGTAAGTGAAAATGCTGAAAAAGAACTTAGTAAACTAGGACTTGATTTAATTAACTATAATATCAAGATGATAAAAGATATGGACGGAATCACAGAGATGCTTGGAAAGAAAGCTTCTGCTCTTGCAACTTCAGATGCACAGATAGCTGTAGCAGAACAACAGAGAAAGTCTGATGTAGGAGTAGCAGAAGCTAATACTCAAAGAGATATAGCTGTAACTGAGCAGGATAAAGTAAGACAGATACAAGTATCAAAAACTAAAGCAGTGATAACAGAAGAAACAATTAAGGCAGAGCTTATTCAGACTAATGCAACTCAAAATAAATTAGCTGAAGAGAAAAGAATGGAATCTGAATCTCAAAAAGCTCAAAATCTTTATAGAATAGAAAGTGAAAAATCAATTAATTTGAAGGAATTAGATAAAGAAAAAGAAATAAAACTTCAAGAGGAAAATTTAAAACAGGAAATAGCAGATAAATCTAAAGAAACTGTTAAAAACAGGCAGAAGTGGCATTGGAAACTCAGAGAGCAAAGGAAATAG
- the mrkE gene encoding putative two-component response-regulatory protein YehT — MLKCVIIEDEFPAREELKFFIEKHNGIEVEKEFDNPLDALKYLQENETDIAFLDINMPELDGMSLGKILSKLNKNLKIVFITAYKEYAAEAFEIKAFDYLLKPYSEKRINEVLSNLTKEKEIDHTKDINKINKVTVTSDEKMYVISIDDIYYIEAGEKESMIYTKDNFYSSKIKISKWEEILPKNKFYRTHRSYMVNLDKITEVEPWFNGTYVLKIQDLKFKIPVSRNNIKEFKEILVIK, encoded by the coding sequence ATGCTTAAATGCGTAATTATAGAAGATGAATTTCCTGCTAGAGAGGAATTAAAATTTTTTATAGAAAAACACAATGGAATTGAAGTTGAAAAAGAGTTTGATAACCCTCTAGATGCTCTCAAATATCTTCAAGAAAATGAAACAGACATAGCTTTCTTAGATATTAATATGCCCGAATTAGATGGTATGAGTCTTGGGAAAATTCTTTCTAAACTTAATAAAAATCTAAAAATAGTATTTATTACAGCTTATAAAGAATATGCTGCAGAAGCTTTTGAAATTAAAGCTTTTGATTATCTTCTAAAACCTTATTCTGAAAAAAGAATAAATGAAGTATTGAGTAATCTTACAAAAGAAAAAGAAATAGATCACACAAAAGATATCAACAAAATTAATAAAGTAACTGTTACATCTGATGAGAAAATGTATGTTATTTCTATTGATGACATCTATTATATTGAAGCTGGAGAAAAAGAAAGTATGATATATACCAAAGATAATTTCTATTCTTCAAAAATAAAAATATCAAAATGGGAAGAAATACTTCCTAAAAATAAGTTTTATAGAACTCATAGATCATATATGGTAAATTTGGATAAAATAACAGAAGTAGAACCTTGGTTTAATGGAACTTATGTGTTAAAAATACAAGATTTAAAATTCAAAATTCCTGTAAGTAGAAATAATATAAAAGAATTTAAAGAAATATTAGTTATAAAATGA